The proteins below come from a single Pseudomonas chlororaphis genomic window:
- a CDS encoding ABC transporter permease, with translation MNAMTRGKWLAALCLVPFAIFFIVFQIAPLLWVLVNSLESEEFGWGLANFSKIFSSKFYLQAIQHSLEISFWSSVFGIIIAVLGSYSLRRVDSRLRNFVNAFANMTSNFAGVPLAFAFIILLGFNGSITLMLKQAGIIEDFNLYSKTGLIILYTYFQIPLGVLLLYPAFDALREDWRESAELLGANGWQFWRHIGLPVLTPALLGTFVILLANALGAYATVYALTTGNFNVLPIRIAAMVSGDISLDPNLASALAVVLVALMTLVTIVHQLLLKRSYHVSR, from the coding sequence GTGAACGCCATGACGCGCGGCAAATGGCTGGCAGCGTTGTGCCTGGTGCCCTTCGCGATTTTCTTCATCGTGTTCCAGATCGCCCCGCTGCTCTGGGTGCTGGTCAACAGCCTGGAATCGGAAGAGTTCGGCTGGGGCCTGGCCAACTTCAGCAAGATCTTCAGTTCCAAGTTCTACCTGCAGGCGATCCAGCACAGCCTGGAGATCAGTTTCTGGTCCAGCGTATTCGGCATCATCATCGCCGTGCTCGGCAGCTACTCCCTGCGCCGGGTCGATTCGCGGCTGCGCAACTTCGTCAACGCCTTCGCCAACATGACCAGCAACTTCGCCGGCGTGCCCCTGGCCTTCGCCTTCATCATCCTGCTCGGCTTCAACGGCAGCATCACCCTCATGCTCAAGCAGGCGGGGATCATCGAGGACTTCAACCTGTATTCGAAAACCGGGCTGATCATCCTCTACACCTACTTCCAGATCCCCTTGGGCGTGCTGCTGCTCTATCCGGCCTTCGACGCGTTGCGCGAAGACTGGCGCGAGTCCGCCGAACTGCTGGGCGCCAACGGCTGGCAGTTCTGGCGGCACATCGGCTTGCCGGTGCTGACCCCGGCGTTGCTGGGCACGTTCGTGATCCTGCTGGCCAACGCCCTGGGCGCCTACGCCACGGTCTATGCGCTGACCACCGGTAACTTCAACGTCCTGCCGATCCGCATCGCCGCGATGGTTTCCGGCGACATCTCCCTGGACCCGAACCTGGCCAGCGCCCTGGCCGTGGTGCTGGTGGCGCTGATGACCCTGGTGACCATCGTCCATCAGTTGCTACTCAAGAGGAGCTACCATGTCTCGCGCTGA
- a CDS encoding MFS transporter, with protein sequence MRIDATKAVTAIGQVLQEQLDHGLLAPGSKLPAERKLSELFGTTRITVREALLQLEAQGQIYREERRGWFVSPPRLAYNLMQRSHFHAMVTAQGRVPSTQVISARLQPASAAVCAWLQLPALSSVIQICRARRIDERLVLYVEHYLNPQYFPGILEFDLNQSMTELYARHYDLHYGRVKFEIVPTSLQPEAAAALKVSVGSPGLRIARVNYDQHQRLIDCDLEFWRHDAIHVGVDVPEQPALT encoded by the coding sequence ATGCGCATCGATGCAACCAAGGCGGTGACAGCCATCGGACAGGTCCTGCAAGAGCAGCTCGACCATGGGTTACTGGCGCCGGGTAGCAAGCTGCCGGCCGAGCGCAAGCTCAGTGAGTTGTTTGGCACCACGCGCATTACCGTGCGTGAAGCCTTGCTACAGCTGGAAGCCCAGGGGCAGATTTATCGGGAAGAGCGCCGGGGCTGGTTCGTCTCGCCCCCTCGGCTGGCCTACAACCTGATGCAGCGCAGCCATTTCCACGCCATGGTCACGGCGCAAGGGCGGGTGCCTTCCACCCAGGTGATCTCGGCGCGCCTGCAACCGGCCTCGGCGGCGGTGTGTGCCTGGTTGCAGTTGCCGGCGCTGTCGAGCGTGATCCAGATCTGCCGGGCGCGGCGTATCGATGAGCGCCTGGTGTTGTACGTCGAGCATTACCTGAACCCGCAGTACTTTCCGGGCATCCTCGAATTCGACCTCAACCAGTCCATGACCGAGCTGTACGCCCGGCACTACGACCTGCACTACGGTCGGGTGAAGTTCGAAATCGTGCCCACCTCACTGCAACCGGAAGCCGCGGCGGCGCTGAAGGTGTCGGTGGGCAGCCCTGGGTTGCGCATTGCTCGGGTCAACTACGACCAGCATCAGCGGCTGATCGACTGCGACCTGGAGTTCTGGCGACACGATGCGATCCATGTCGGCGTCGACGTGCCTGAGCAACCGGCGCTGACCTGA
- a CDS encoding nucleotide pyrophosphatase, translating into MKHNVILVLLDGLNYEVARHAMGHLQAYVGAGRAALYKLECELPALSRPLYECILTGVAPIDSGIVHNNVSRLSNQRSIFHYATDAGLSTAAAAYHWISELYNASPFAAGRDRHVENPGLPIQYGHFYWNDHYPDSHLFADAEHLRQRHQPNFLLVHPMNIDDAGHQHGLDTPQYRNSARSADINLAVYLQAWLDAGYQVLVTADHGMNNDRSHNGLLAEEREVPLFVLGDGFSLDPAATPRQLELCGTVCQLLGIDHDKPYCQELLK; encoded by the coding sequence ATGAAGCACAACGTCATCCTGGTGCTGCTCGACGGCCTCAATTACGAAGTCGCCCGGCACGCCATGGGACATTTGCAGGCTTATGTCGGCGCAGGACGCGCGGCGCTGTACAAACTGGAATGTGAACTGCCGGCCCTGTCCCGCCCACTCTACGAATGCATCCTCACCGGCGTCGCGCCCATCGACAGCGGTATCGTGCACAACAACGTCTCGCGCCTGTCCAACCAGCGCAGCATTTTCCACTACGCCACCGACGCGGGCCTGAGCACGGCGGCCGCGGCCTACCACTGGATCAGCGAGCTCTACAACGCCTCACCGTTCGCAGCCGGTCGGGATCGGCATGTCGAGAACCCCGGGCTGCCCATTCAATACGGGCATTTCTACTGGAATGACCACTACCCCGACTCGCACCTGTTCGCCGACGCCGAACACCTGCGCCAACGCCACCAGCCGAACTTCCTGCTGGTGCACCCGATGAACATCGACGACGCCGGCCACCAGCACGGCCTCGACACGCCGCAGTACCGCAACAGCGCCCGCTCGGCCGACATCAACCTGGCGGTCTACCTGCAAGCCTGGCTCGACGCCGGCTACCAGGTGCTGGTGACCGCCGACCACGGCATGAACAATGACCGCTCCCACAACGGCCTACTGGCCGAAGAACGGGAAGTGCCGCTGTTCGTCCTCGGTGACGGCTTCAGCCTCGACCCCGCCGCGACGCCCCGGCAGCTCGAACTGTGCGGCACCGTGTGCCAGTTGCTCGGCATCGACCACGACAAACCCTATTGCCAGGAATTACTCAAGTGA
- a CDS encoding ABC transporter permease: MSRAESSPAGLYHRAVVYLLFAVLLLPLAGTLVYSIASSWSATVLPAGFTFKWYVQLWSDPRFLSAFGQSLIVCVGALVLSVVLILPLLFVVHYHFPKLDALMNILILLPFAVPPVVSSVGLLQLYGSGPLAMVGTPWILIGCYFTVALPFMYRAITNNLQAINLRDLMDAAQLLGASTFQAAVLVVLPNLRKGLMVALLLSFSFLFGEFVFANILVGTRYETLQVYLNNMRNSSGHFTSALVISYFFFVLVLTWAANILNKDKSQ; this comes from the coding sequence ATGTCTCGCGCTGAATCGAGCCCCGCCGGGCTTTATCATCGGGCGGTGGTGTACCTGCTGTTCGCCGTCCTGCTGCTGCCCCTGGCCGGCACGCTGGTGTACTCCATCGCCAGCAGTTGGTCGGCCACCGTGCTGCCGGCGGGCTTCACCTTCAAGTGGTACGTGCAGCTGTGGAGCGACCCGCGCTTTCTCAGCGCCTTCGGCCAGTCGCTGATCGTCTGCGTGGGCGCGCTGGTGCTGTCGGTGGTGCTGATCCTGCCGCTGCTGTTCGTGGTGCATTACCACTTCCCGAAACTCGATGCGCTGATGAACATCCTCATCCTGCTGCCCTTCGCGGTGCCACCGGTGGTGTCGTCGGTAGGGCTGCTGCAACTCTACGGCTCCGGGCCGCTGGCGATGGTCGGCACGCCCTGGATCCTGATCGGCTGCTACTTCACCGTCGCCCTGCCGTTCATGTACCGGGCGATCACCAACAACCTGCAAGCCATCAACCTGCGGGACCTGATGGACGCCGCCCAACTGCTCGGCGCCAGCACGTTCCAGGCGGCCGTGCTGGTGGTGCTGCCAAACCTGCGCAAGGGCTTGATGGTAGCGCTGCTGCTGTCGTTCTCGTTCCTCTTCGGTGAGTTCGTGTTTGCCAACATCCTCGTTGGCACCCGCTATGAAACCTTGCAGGTTTACCTCAACAACATGCGCAACAGCAGCGGACACTTCACCAGCGCGCTGGTGATTTCCTACTTCTTCTTCGTACTGGTCCTGACCTGGGCGGCCAACATCTTGAACAAGGACAAAAGCCAATGA
- a CDS encoding HAD family hydrolase codes for MALAIFDLDETLIHGDCATLWSEQMGRLGWVDPESFMRRNNELMDAYSHGKLRMEAYMDFSLEPMIGRTPEEIEHLVAPWVEDVIEPIIFSDATRTIAEHRKAGDRILVISASGTHLVKPIAERLGIDEVLAIELEVAHGVYSGKTVGTLTYREGKITRLLDWLDAEEENLEGASFYSDSRNDLPLLQRVDHPHVVNPDPVLKAHAEAAGWPIHTWK; via the coding sequence ATGGCCCTGGCAATTTTTGATCTGGACGAAACCCTGATCCACGGCGACTGCGCCACCCTCTGGAGCGAACAGATGGGACGCCTGGGCTGGGTCGATCCCGAGTCGTTCATGCGGCGCAACAACGAACTGATGGACGCCTACAGCCACGGCAAGCTGCGCATGGAAGCGTACATGGACTTCAGCCTGGAACCGATGATCGGCCGCACGCCGGAGGAAATCGAACACCTGGTGGCGCCGTGGGTGGAGGACGTCATCGAGCCGATCATCTTCAGCGACGCCACCCGCACCATCGCCGAACACCGCAAGGCTGGCGACCGGATCCTGGTGATCTCGGCCTCGGGCACGCACCTGGTCAAGCCGATTGCCGAACGCCTGGGCATCGACGAGGTCCTGGCGATCGAGCTTGAAGTGGCCCATGGGGTCTACAGCGGCAAGACCGTGGGCACCCTGACCTACCGCGAAGGCAAGATCACCCGGCTGCTGGACTGGCTGGACGCCGAGGAAGAAAACCTCGAAGGCGCCAGCTTCTACTCCGACTCACGCAATGACCTGCCGTTGTTGCAGCGGGTGGACCACCCCCACGTGGTGAACCCGGATCCGGTCCTGAAAGCCCATGCCGAAGCCGCCGGATGGCCGATTCACACCTGGAAGTAA
- a CDS encoding NAD(P)H-quinone oxidoreductase produces MKALQGVEGQVVWADEPSPVCDVGQVRIRVAAAGLNRADLLQKAGHYPPPPGASQVLGLECSGVISEVGPGASWQVGDRVCALLAGGGMAEEVVVDGRHVLPVPEGLSLAEAAALPEVYSTAWLNLFQLAALKPGEKVLLHAGASGVGSAAIQLCKAFGNPCWVSVGSADRLAYCQALGAQGGVVRTDDIERLNDLGPFNVILDPVGASYAQLNVKLLSVDGRWVMIGLMGGRTAEFDLGQVLGKRIQLLGSTLRSRDDQFKADLISELGQQVWPLFAEGRLSPQLARTFAIEDAEAAFKELATNTVSGKLVLVIDGSLG; encoded by the coding sequence GTGAAAGCATTGCAAGGCGTTGAAGGCCAAGTGGTATGGGCAGATGAGCCAAGTCCCGTGTGTGATGTAGGACAAGTGCGCATTCGTGTGGCGGCGGCTGGCTTGAATCGAGCCGATTTGTTGCAAAAAGCCGGGCATTATCCGCCGCCGCCCGGTGCCAGCCAGGTGCTGGGGCTGGAGTGTTCCGGGGTGATCAGCGAGGTCGGCCCGGGCGCCTCCTGGCAGGTGGGCGACCGCGTTTGCGCGTTGCTGGCCGGCGGCGGCATGGCCGAGGAAGTGGTGGTCGACGGTCGCCACGTGTTGCCGGTGCCCGAGGGCCTGTCTTTGGCTGAAGCCGCCGCGCTGCCTGAGGTCTACAGCACCGCGTGGCTGAATCTGTTTCAACTGGCGGCGCTCAAGCCGGGTGAAAAAGTGCTGCTGCACGCGGGCGCCAGCGGCGTCGGTTCGGCCGCGATCCAGCTGTGCAAGGCGTTCGGCAACCCGTGCTGGGTCAGTGTCGGCTCGGCTGATCGACTGGCCTATTGCCAAGCCCTGGGCGCCCAGGGCGGCGTGGTGCGCACCGATGATATCGAGCGGCTGAACGACCTTGGCCCCTTCAACGTGATCCTCGATCCGGTGGGGGCGAGCTATGCCCAGCTCAACGTGAAACTTTTGTCAGTTGACGGGCGCTGGGTCATGATCGGGCTCATGGGCGGTCGCACGGCCGAGTTCGACCTGGGCCAGGTGTTGGGCAAGCGCATCCAGTTGCTCGGCTCGACCCTGCGCAGCCGCGACGATCAGTTCAAGGCCGACCTGATCAGCGAGTTGGGCCAGCAGGTCTGGCCGCTGTTCGCCGAGGGTCGCTTGAGTCCGCAGTTGGCCCGCACCTTTGCCATCGAGGATGCCGAAGCGGCGTTCAAGGAACTGGCGACCAACACGGTGTCGGGGAAACTGGTGCTGGTGATCGATGGGAGCCTGGGCTGA
- a CDS encoding diguanylate phosphodiesterase translates to MTTTEQLSALSSILAQSGLHSLFQPIICLSERRIIGYEALTRGPSNSPLHSPIALLSVARQAGRLSELELACRRSACQRFNEQKLPGKLFLNVSPESLLESAHETGRTLQLLQDYGIPPSQVVIELTEQTPIDDFQLLQTALHHYRAMGFSIALDDLGAGYSSLRLWSELRPDYVKIDRHFIDGIHQDALKREFVGSILKIARTSRAQVIAEGIELPEELAVLIEMGVDLVQGYLLARPHEQPSRDARALMPRQDGGAVTLTDEVNDLGALLNEQPAVAHNTPTAIVLDAFRRQANLNSLAVLDDQGQPCGIVHRHSLSDALLKPFATDLFARKPISRLMSDDFLAVELNQSLQQVSRLITSRARQRIEEDFIITLNGGYMGLGRVIDVLKLITELKIQQARYANPLTLLPGNVPIQQCLTRLLQQRQESVICYVDIDSFKPFNDIYGYGRGDEVLLCLAQCLNERIDPSRDFVGHIGGDDFLLVLGPEDWRKRLDQLLTDFQTHCRRFYRPEHLEAGCFTALNRQGVRQEFALLSLSIGVVHLRSDACGALDASQLAELASQAKHHAKEILGGSVYLVDGLAEREAAVELGLSV, encoded by the coding sequence ATGACCACGACAGAACAGCTGAGTGCCTTGAGTTCAATTCTGGCTCAAAGCGGTTTGCACAGCCTGTTCCAACCCATCATCTGCCTCTCTGAACGACGCATCATCGGCTATGAAGCCCTGACGCGCGGCCCCTCGAACAGCCCGCTGCACTCCCCCATCGCCCTGCTCTCCGTCGCCCGCCAGGCCGGGCGTCTCAGCGAACTGGAACTGGCCTGCCGCCGCAGCGCCTGCCAGCGCTTCAACGAGCAAAAGCTGCCGGGCAAGCTGTTTCTCAACGTCTCGCCCGAATCCCTGCTGGAATCGGCCCATGAGACCGGGCGCACGTTACAACTGCTACAGGATTACGGCATCCCGCCCAGCCAGGTGGTGATCGAACTGACCGAACAAACCCCCATCGATGATTTCCAACTGCTGCAGACCGCCCTGCATCACTACCGGGCGATGGGGTTTTCCATTGCCCTGGACGACCTGGGCGCCGGCTATTCGAGCCTGCGGCTGTGGTCCGAATTGCGCCCCGACTATGTGAAGATCGACCGGCATTTCATCGACGGCATTCACCAGGATGCGCTCAAGCGCGAGTTCGTCGGCTCGATCCTGAAGATCGCCCGCACCTCGCGGGCCCAGGTGATTGCCGAAGGGATAGAACTGCCGGAAGAACTGGCGGTGCTGATCGAAATGGGCGTCGACCTGGTCCAGGGTTACCTGCTCGCCCGCCCCCATGAACAGCCTTCGCGCGATGCCCGGGCGTTGATGCCCCGCCAGGACGGCGGCGCGGTGACGCTGACCGATGAAGTCAACGACCTCGGCGCGTTGCTCAACGAACAACCGGCCGTGGCTCACAACACACCGACGGCCATCGTGCTGGACGCGTTCCGGCGCCAGGCCAATCTCAATTCCCTGGCCGTGCTGGACGACCAGGGCCAGCCCTGCGGCATCGTTCATCGCCATTCACTCTCGGACGCCCTGCTCAAGCCCTTCGCCACCGACCTGTTCGCCCGCAAGCCCATCAGTCGGCTGATGAGCGATGATTTTCTCGCGGTGGAGTTGAACCAATCGCTGCAGCAAGTCAGCCGCCTCATCACCAGCCGGGCCCGACAGCGCATCGAAGAAGACTTCATCATCACCCTCAATGGCGGCTACATGGGTCTGGGCCGGGTGATCGACGTGCTCAAGCTGATCACCGAACTGAAGATCCAACAGGCTCGCTACGCCAACCCGCTAACCCTGCTGCCGGGCAACGTACCGATCCAGCAATGCCTGACGCGCCTGCTCCAGCAGCGCCAAGAGTCGGTGATCTGCTACGTGGACATCGACAGCTTCAAACCCTTCAACGACATCTACGGCTACGGCCGCGGCGACGAAGTGCTGCTGTGCCTGGCCCAATGCCTGAACGAACGCATCGACCCCAGTCGCGACTTCGTCGGCCACATCGGCGGCGACGACTTCCTCCTGGTCCTCGGCCCGGAAGACTGGCGCAAACGCCTGGACCAACTCCTGACCGACTTCCAGACCCACTGCCGCCGCTTCTACCGCCCGGAACACCTGGAAGCCGGCTGTTTCACGGCGTTGAATCGACAGGGCGTACGCCAGGAGTTTGCACTGCTGTCGTTGTCCATCGGCGTCGTGCACCTGCGCTCGGACGCCTGTGGGGCGTTGGATGCGAGCCAGTTGGCGGAACTGGCTTCGCAGGCGAAGCATCATGCCAAGGAGATTTTGGGGGGGAGTGTGTATTTGGTTGATGGTTTGGCTGAGCGGGAGGCTGCGGTGGAGTTAGGGTTATCGGTTTGA
- a CDS encoding ABC transporter substrate-binding protein, producing MKQLFLASLLGSTIAMCTAAMAADTDLKTLEAAAKAEGAVNSVGMPDDWANWKGTWEDLAKQYGLKHVDTDMSSAQEIAKFAAEKDNASADIGDVGAAFGPIAVKQGVVQPYKPSTWDQVPAWAKDQDGNWALAYTGTIAFIVNKKLLHGSDVPTKWADLKGGKYKVSIGDVSTAAQAANGVLAAALANGGDEKNLQPALLMFAEIAKQGRLSMANPTIATMEKGEVEVGVVWDFNGLSYKAKMANPDDYVVLIPSDGSVISGYTTIINKYAKHPNAAKLTREYIFSDAGQINLAKGNARPIRAEHLTLPEEVKAKLLPNEQYKHVTPIKDADAWEKTSKALPQKWQEEVIINMQ from the coding sequence ATGAAACAGCTTTTCCTGGCATCACTGTTAGGCTCGACCATTGCCATGTGCACCGCCGCCATGGCCGCTGATACCGATCTGAAAACGTTGGAAGCCGCTGCGAAAGCGGAAGGCGCCGTCAACAGCGTCGGCATGCCCGATGACTGGGCGAACTGGAAAGGCACCTGGGAAGACCTGGCGAAACAATACGGCCTCAAGCACGTTGACACCGACATGAGCTCGGCCCAGGAAATCGCCAAGTTCGCCGCCGAGAAAGACAACGCCAGCGCCGACATCGGCGACGTCGGTGCCGCCTTCGGCCCTATCGCGGTCAAGCAGGGCGTGGTCCAACCGTACAAGCCAAGCACCTGGGACCAAGTCCCGGCCTGGGCCAAGGACCAGGATGGCAACTGGGCGCTGGCCTACACCGGCACCATCGCATTCATCGTCAACAAGAAACTGCTGCACGGCTCCGACGTACCGACCAAGTGGGCTGACCTGAAGGGCGGCAAGTACAAGGTCTCCATTGGTGACGTGAGCACCGCCGCCCAGGCCGCCAACGGCGTGCTGGCCGCCGCACTGGCCAACGGTGGCGACGAGAAGAACCTGCAACCGGCCCTGCTGATGTTTGCCGAGATTGCCAAGCAAGGTCGCCTGTCCATGGCCAACCCGACCATCGCCACGATGGAAAAGGGTGAAGTGGAAGTCGGCGTGGTCTGGGACTTCAACGGCCTGAGCTACAAGGCCAAGATGGCCAACCCGGATGACTACGTCGTGCTGATCCCGTCCGATGGTTCGGTCATCTCCGGCTACACCACCATCATCAACAAATACGCCAAGCACCCGAACGCCGCCAAGCTGACCCGCGAATACATCTTCAGCGACGCCGGCCAGATCAACCTGGCCAAGGGCAACGCCCGGCCGATCCGCGCCGAGCACCTGACCCTGCCGGAAGAGGTCAAGGCCAAGCTGCTGCCGAACGAGCAGTACAAGCACGTCACGCCAATCAAGGACGCCGACGCCTGGGAGAAAACCTCCAAGGCCCTGCCACAGAAATGGCAGGAAGAAGTGATCATCAATATGCAGTGA
- a CDS encoding peptidase S41 — protein MRYQLSLRRISMKQLFPSTALALVIGLGLLPLSSDTFAANSWDKLQPDRDEVIASLNVVELLKRHHYSKPPLDDARSVIIYDSYLKLLDPSRSYFLASDIAEFDKWKTQFDDFLKSGDLNAGFIIYKRYLDRVKSRLDYALAELNKGVDKIDFNAKETLLVDRKDAPWLKSTAELDDLWRKRVKDEVLRMKIAGKEPKQIQETLTKRYKNQLARLDQTRAEDIFQAYINTFAMSYDPHTNYLSPDNAENFDINMSLSLEGIGAVLQSDNDQVKIVRLVPAGPADKTKQVAPADKIIGVAQGNKEMVDVVGWRLDEVVKLIRGPKGSVVRLEVIPASNAPNDQTSKIVSITREAVKLEEQAAKKSILNLKQDGKDYKLGVIEIPAFYLDFKAFRAGDPNYKSTTRDVKKLLTELQKDKVDGVVIDLRNNGGGSLQEATELTSLFIDKGPTVLVRNADGRVDVLEDENPGAFYKGPMALLVNRLSASASEIFAGAMQDYHRALIIGGQTFGKGTVQTIQPLNHGELKLTLAKFYRVSGQSTQHQGVLPDIDYPSIIDTKEIGESALPEAMPWDTIKPAIKPELDPFKPFLAQLKAEHDSRTAQDAEFVFIRDKLALAQKLMLEKTVSLNEADRRAQHADIEAKQLAMENLRRKAKGEEPLKELKKEDEDLITEPEKTKPEDDAYLSETGRILLDYLKLNTAIAKH, from the coding sequence ATGCGTTATCAATTGTCCCTGCGTCGAATCAGCATGAAGCAACTGTTCCCCAGCACCGCCCTCGCGCTTGTCATTGGCCTCGGCCTGTTGCCACTGTCGAGCGATACGTTCGCAGCCAACAGCTGGGACAAGCTTCAGCCTGATCGCGATGAGGTGATCGCCAGCCTTAACGTCGTCGAATTGCTCAAGCGTCATCACTACAGCAAACCGCCGCTCGATGACGCCCGCTCGGTCATCATCTATGACAGCTACCTGAAGCTGCTTGATCCGTCGCGCAGTTATTTCCTGGCCAGCGATATCGCCGAATTCGACAAGTGGAAAACCCAGTTCGACGACTTCCTCAAGAGCGGCGACCTGAACGCCGGGTTCATCATCTACAAGCGTTACCTGGACCGCGTGAAGTCGCGCCTGGACTACGCCTTGGCCGAGCTGAACAAGGGCGTCGACAAGATCGACTTCAATGCCAAGGAAACCTTGCTGGTGGACCGCAAGGACGCCCCTTGGCTCAAGAGCACCGCCGAACTCGATGACCTGTGGCGCAAACGCGTCAAGGACGAGGTGCTGCGCATGAAGATCGCCGGCAAGGAGCCCAAGCAGATCCAGGAAACCCTGACCAAGCGCTACAAGAACCAGTTGGCCCGCCTGGACCAGACCCGTGCCGAAGACATCTTCCAGGCCTACATCAACACCTTCGCCATGTCCTACGACCCGCACACCAATTATCTGTCGCCGGATAACGCGGAAAACTTCGACATCAACATGAGCCTGTCCCTGGAAGGTATCGGCGCCGTGCTGCAAAGCGACAACGACCAGGTCAAGATCGTGCGCCTGGTACCAGCCGGTCCGGCGGACAAGACCAAGCAGGTCGCCCCGGCGGACAAGATCATCGGCGTGGCCCAGGGCAACAAGGAAATGGTCGACGTGGTCGGCTGGCGCCTGGACGAAGTGGTCAAGCTGATCCGTGGCCCGAAAGGCTCGGTGGTGCGCCTGGAAGTCATCCCGGCGAGCAATGCGCCGAACGACCAGACCAGCAAGATCGTGTCCATCACCCGTGAAGCGGTGAAGCTGGAAGAGCAGGCGGCGAAGAAGTCGATCCTCAACCTCAAGCAGGACGGCAAGGACTACAAGCTCGGCGTCATCGAGATCCCGGCCTTCTACCTGGACTTCAAGGCGTTCCGCGCCGGCGACCCGAACTACAAGAGCACCACCCGCGACGTCAAGAAGCTGCTGACCGAGCTGCAGAAGGACAAGGTCGACGGCGTGGTCATCGACCTGCGCAACAACGGCGGCGGCTCCCTGCAGGAAGCCACCGAGTTGACCAGCCTGTTCATCGACAAGGGCCCGACCGTACTGGTGCGTAACGCCGACGGCCGGGTGGATGTGCTGGAAGATGAAAACCCAGGTGCGTTCTACAAAGGCCCGATGGCGTTGCTGGTCAATCGCCTGTCCGCCTCGGCCTCGGAGATTTTCGCCGGCGCCATGCAGGACTACCACCGCGCATTGATCATCGGCGGCCAGACCTTCGGCAAAGGCACGGTGCAGACCATCCAGCCGCTCAACCATGGCGAGCTGAAACTGACCCTGGCGAAGTTCTACCGGGTTTCCGGCCAGAGCACCCAGCATCAGGGCGTGCTGCCTGACATCGATTACCCGTCGATCATCGACACCAAGGAAATCGGTGAAAGCGCCCTGCCCGAGGCGATGCCGTGGGACACCATCAAGCCGGCGATCAAGCCCGAGCTCGACCCGTTCAAGCCGTTCCTGGCCCAGCTCAAGGCCGAGCATGACAGCCGCACGGCCCAGGACGCGGAGTTCGTGTTCATCCGTGACAAGCTGGCCCTGGCGCAGAAATTGATGCTGGAGAAAACCGTCTCCCTCAACGAAGCCGACCGTCGCGCACAACACGCCGACATTGAGGCCAAGCAACTGGCCATGGAAAACCTGCGTCGCAAGGCCAAGGGCGAGGAGCCGCTCAAGGAACTGAAGAAAGAAGACGAGGACCTGATCACCGAGCCGGAAAAAACCAAGCCGGAAGACGATGCCTACCTGAGCGAGACCGGGCGGATCCTGCTGGATTACCTGAAACTCAACACGGCGATCGCCAAACACTGA
- a CDS encoding spermidine/putrescine ABC transporter ATP-binding protein yields MSYVSVQHLQKTYAGTPVFSDINCQIGQGEFVTLLGPSGCGKSTLLRCIAGLTAVDAGQILLDGQDIVPLSPQKRGIGMVFQSYALFPNMTVEQNVAFGLRMQKVEAQNSRQRVLEILRLVELHDFAARYPHQLSGGQCQRVALARSLVTRPRLLLLDEPLSALDARIRKHLREQIRQIQRELGLTTIFVTHDQEEALTMSDRIFLMNQGKIVQSGDAETLYTAPVDVFAAGFIGNYNLLDADSASRLLQRPVNGRIAIRPEAIELSRNGEPNALIRSHSLLGNVIRYRVEARGVELVVDVLNRSAADLHPDGARLALSIDPSALCEVA; encoded by the coding sequence ATGAGCTACGTCAGCGTCCAACACCTGCAAAAGACCTACGCCGGCACGCCGGTGTTCAGCGACATCAACTGCCAGATCGGCCAGGGCGAGTTCGTCACCCTGCTCGGCCCGTCCGGCTGCGGCAAGTCCACGCTGTTGCGCTGCATCGCCGGCCTGACCGCCGTGGACGCCGGCCAGATCCTGCTGGACGGCCAGGACATCGTCCCACTGAGCCCGCAGAAGCGCGGGATCGGCATGGTGTTCCAGAGCTACGCCCTGTTCCCCAACATGACCGTCGAACAGAACGTCGCCTTCGGCCTGCGCATGCAAAAGGTCGAGGCCCAGAACAGCCGCCAGCGGGTGCTGGAGATCCTGCGCCTGGTGGAGCTGCACGATTTCGCCGCGCGCTATCCCCATCAGTTGTCCGGTGGCCAATGCCAGCGTGTCGCCCTGGCCCGCTCCCTGGTGACCCGCCCGCGCCTGTTGCTGCTGGACGAACCGCTGTCGGCCCTGGATGCGCGGATTCGCAAGCACCTGCGCGAACAGATCCGTCAGATCCAGCGCGAACTCGGCCTGACCACGATCTTCGTCACACACGACCAGGAAGAAGCACTGACCATGTCTGATCGGATTTTCCTGATGAACCAGGGAAAGATCGTACAGAGCGGCGATGCCGAAACCCTGTATACGGCGCCCGTCGATGTGTTCGCCGCCGGCTTCATCGGCAACTACAACCTGTTGGACGCCGACAGCGCCAGCCGCCTGTTGCAGCGGCCAGTGAACGGGCGCATCGCCATTCGCCCGGAAGCCATCGAGCTGAGTCGCAACGGCGAACCGAACGCACTGATCCGTAGCCACAGCCTGCTCGGCAACGTGATCCGCTATCGGGTCGAGGCCCGTGGCGTGGAACTGGTGGTGGACGTGCTCAATCGCTCGGCCGCCGACCTGCACCCTGATGGCGCCCGCCTGGCGCTTTCCATCGATCCGTCGGCCCTGTGTGAGGTAGCCTGA